One region of Zootoca vivipara chromosome 7, rZooViv1.1, whole genome shotgun sequence genomic DNA includes:
- the MAGOH gene encoding protein mago nashi homolog, whose protein sequence is MLVSRRAGGAYAAMASDFYLRYYVGHKGKFGHEFLEFEFRPDGKLRYANNSNYKNDVMIRKEAYVHKSVMEELKRIIDDSEITKEDDALWPPPDRVGRQELEIVIGDEHISFTTSKIGSLIDVNQSKDPEGLRVFYYLVQDLKCLVFSLIGLHFKIKPI, encoded by the exons ATGCTGGTGTCTCGACGGGCCGGTGGGGCATATGCAGCCATGGCGAGCGATTTCTATTTGCGTTATTACGTTGGGCACAAGGGGAAGTTCGGCCACGAGTTTCTCGAGTTTGAGTTCCGCCCTGACG GGAAACTGAGATATGCAAACAACAGCAATTATAAAAATGATGTCATGATCAGAAAAGAA GCCTACGTACACAAAAGTGTGATGGAAGAGCTAAAGAGGATAATCGATGACAGTGAAATCACGAAAGAAGATGATGCATTATGGCCGCCTCCTGACAGAGTTGGCCGGCAG gagCTTGAAATTGTAATTGGTGATGAACACATCTCTTTTACCACATCAAAAATTGGTTCTCTTATTGATGTAAATCAGTCCAA GGATCCAGAAGGTCTAAGAGTGTTTTACTACCTTGTCCAGGACCTCAAGTGTCTCGTCTTCAGTCTCATTGGATTACACTTCAAGATTAAGCCAATTTAA